From the Musa acuminata AAA Group cultivar baxijiao chromosome BXJ1-2, Cavendish_Baxijiao_AAA, whole genome shotgun sequence genome, one window contains:
- the LOC135606748 gene encoding PWWP domain-containing protein 3-like, which translates to METLEATEPMSGESPTQPQSSGSPQPPLAPSERRLLESTYLADAAADGASVAANLAPVTPSGTEAKDDVDAHFGNGGLGLGSVTGESPEGIPIAVGDLVWGKTKNHPWWPALVSDPSRAPIDAKKAHLSDVSLLLVYCFGSGAFAWCEPAQLKPFVEDFHCMTRQSSSKSFVAAVEGALDEIRRRLQLELTCGCVPPEAGGKTAECPAGRLPISNFQPLEFLEHLQDVACDVTMADVLQVAALRSWVIAFAKGWTAGLPGYHPRREIMELVDKIDLDVPPGDLGDGNEEGDGECWITGSRFRKGLKTSEDNLHKRQKKRSMAALIAGMELDTVELSDGDEFTVEEKVKGVKNQMIKKVKDMDADDCGVEAQEDTGSGRRERKKSKYLSPPYTCLGAYTNTLDSPRSGEVKSPRKAAEASRALNSDISSLLRCDSESVEKEEDTSNPGFGIESTSVNDILAELLCTARNPLHLKWNRSAKMIKSFFIKYRSSMYSSGSDFLTYQKHHNECCQVSIESPNKLIVNNSSELGKSEGGWKDKKDATDLQVETGLAPDSRSCSEQCKVGRKRKMRKNEDNNVTPADLEPQVINIPVERKNIKSKVVATGESVVLCPAPVNCMQPAEVGNKMNKKGKGVTNGQKAVDPVHNLSECSQDGNSKRKRKKSKRANADVPLVDSIRGITNTLEKVKSEHTRKDDETCYSYPGALLLTFASGVPLPSQSELISTFRKYGVVIESETELLKETSSARVVFAKSTDAEKAFNSSDKTGVFGPPFANYHLHYLPPIACTPHPIPPLPYIRESLERMISTLTTTTSVKETGPSDGMKPAARENLVGDMEGLLKKVNTMLDGAAAGT; encoded by the coding sequence ATGGAAACCCTAGAGGCCACCGAGCCCATGTCCGGCGAGTCGCCGACCCAACCCCAAAGCTCGGGTTCCCCCCAACCGCCACTGGCTCCATCCGAGCGGCGACTCCTCGAATCTACGTATCTTGCGGACGCTGCTGCAGACGGCGCCTCCGTCGCGGCGAACTTGGCTCCGGTAACCCCCTCCGGAACCGAAGCTAAGGATGATGTGGATGCGCATTTTGGCAACGGGGGATTGGGTCTAGGATCGGTTACCGGCGAGTCACCGGAAGGAATCCCTATCGCCGTCGGCGATCTCGTGTGGGGGAAGACCAAGAACCATCCCTGGTGGCCGGCGCTGGTTTCCGATCCCTCCCGCGCGCCCATCGATGCCAAGAAGGCCCACCTGAGCGACGTCTCCCTCCTGCTGGTCTACTGCTTCGGCAGCGGTGCCTTCGCCTGGTGCGAGCCAGCCCAGCTGAAGCCCTTCGTCGAGGACTTCCATTGCATGACGAGGCAGAGCAGCTCTAAGAGCTTCGTCGCAGCCGTCGAGGGCGCCTTGGATGAGATCAGGCGCCGCCTCCAGTTGGAGCTCACTTGCGGCTGTGTTCCGCCGGAGGCCGGAGGGAAGACTGCTGAATGCCCAGCCGGGAGGCTTCCGATCTCGAACTTTCAGCCTTTGGAGTTCCTCGAGCATCTCCAAGACGTGGCTTGTGACGTTACGATGGCCGATGTGTTACAAGTTGCAGCTTTGAGAAGTTGGGTGATCGCTTTCGCCAAAGGATGGACTGCTGGTTTGCCTGGGTACCACCCTCGCCGTGAGATAATGGAGCTGGTGGACAAGATTGATCTTGACGTGCCACCAGGAGACCTCGGCGATGGCAATGAGGAGGGAGATGGCGAATGTTGGATCACCGGGAGCAGGTTCAGAAAAGGTCTCAAAACATCAGAGGATAACTTGCACAAGAGGCAGAAAAAAAGGAGCATGGCTGCACTGATCGCTGGGATGGAGTTGGATACAGTTGAGCTCAGCGATGGTGATGAATTTACAGTGGAGGAGAAGGTAAAGGGCGTGAAGAACCAGATGATCAAGAAGGTGAAAGATATGGATGCGGATGATTGTGGTGTTGAGGCCCAAGAAGATACTGGCTCAGGTAGACGGGAGCGGAAGAAGAGCAAGTACTTGTCACCTCCTTACACTTGCTTGGGTGCATATACCAACACTCTTGACTCACCGAGGAGTGGTGAGGTGAAGTCGCCTAGGAAGGCTGCTGAAGCCTCTCGGGCTCTAAATTCTGATATCTCATCCTTATTGAGGTGCGACTCGGAGTCCGTTGAGAAGGAAGAGGATACTAGTAATCCTGGTTTTGGAATTGAGAGCACTTCTGTCAATGACATTCTTGCAGAATTACTTTGCACGGCAAGAAATCCACTTCATTTAAAGTGGAACCGATCAGCAAAGATGATTAAGAGCTTCTTCATTAAATACAGAAGCTCAATGTACTCAAGTGGATCTGACTTCCTAACCTACCAGAAGCACCATAATGAATGCTGTCAGGTGAGTATAGAATCTCCAAACAAGCTGATTGTCAATAATAGTTCTGAACTGGGAAAATCCGAGGGGGGATGGAAGGACAAGAAAGATGCTACTGATTTGCAAGTAGAGACAGGCCTAGCTCCTGATTCAAGAAGTTGTTCTGAACAATGCAAGGTTGggcggaagaggaagatgagaaagAATGAAGATAACAATGTAACACCAGCAGATTTGGAGCCTCAGGTCATAAACATTCCAGTGGAAAGAAAAAACATAAAGAGCAAAGTTGTAGCTACTGGAGAAAGTGTAGTTCTGTGCCCTGCGCCTGTTAATTGTATGCAACCAGCTGAAGTTGGAAACAAGATGAATAAGAAGGGTAAGGGAGTTACTAATGGGCAAAAGGCTGTGGACCCTGTCCATAATCTTTCAGAGTGTTCGCAAGATGGCAACTCTAaacggaagaggaagaagagcaaaCGTGCAAATGCTGATGTACCCTTGGTTGATTCGATCAGGGGCATCACAAATACTTTGGAGAAAGTCAAATCTGAGCACACGAGGAAAGATGATGAAACTTGTTACAGTTACCCTGGAGCTCTTCTCTTGACTTTTGCCTCAGGAGTTCCTTTGCCCTCCCAAAGCGAACTAATTTCTACTTTTCGCAAGTATGGAGTTGTGATAGAATCAGAGACGGAGTTGCTAAAAGAGACCAGCAGTGCTCGTGTTGTGTTTGCCAAAAGCACTGATGCGGAAAAAGCCTTCAATAGCTCAGATAAAACTGGTGTCTTTGGGCCACCATTTGCAAACTACCATCTCCACTATCTACCTCCGATTGCATGCACTCCTCATCCAATACCTCCTCTTCCTTACATAAGGGAGAGTCTCGAGAGGATGATATCTACTCTGACTACTACTACGTCAGTGAAAGAGACAGGGCCATCTGATGGGATGAAGCCTGCTGCAAGGGAAAATTTAGTTGGAGACATGGAGGGCCTCCTGAAGAAGGTGAACACAATGCTAGACGGGGCTGCTGCTGGTACCTAG
- the LOC135613025 gene encoding RNA exonuclease 4-like, with amino-acid sequence MDNRHDSETVRNKCAACFRQYNKVEHLVEHMRVSFHSVHEPKCGVCQKHCRFFESLREHLIGPLPKIECARVFRTRGCNLCLNMFESPNALRTHRASCQLSRAASGLTSRMSRMSLQGSSDYGTRNQGSQVVALACKMVGGGSDGSLDLCARVCLIGEDENVMFQTYIKPQIPVTNYRYETTGIRPEYLRDAMALKQAQRRIQDFLSNGEPIWKIRSRGGKARILVGHGLDHDLESLGVEYPEFLIRDTAIYPPLMRTSKLSNSLKYLTQAYLGYDIQTGTQDPYEDCVAAMRIYIRMRSQNHPRDYASGCGESRNNYPAWRQRELEKMTPDALLELSASDYYCWCLDS; translated from the exons ATGGACAATAGGCATGACTCTGAGACTGTTAG AAACAAATGCGCAGCATGTTTCAGGCAATACAACAAGGTGGAGCATCTGGTGGAACATATGAGGGTTTCATTTCACTCGGTGCATGAGCCAAAGTGTGGGGTATGCCAAAAACACTGCAGGTTTTTTGAATCTCTCAGGGAGCATCTGATAG GACCACTGCCGAAGATTGAATGTGCCAGGGTATTCAGAACTCGAGGATGCAATCTATGCCTCAACATGTTCGAAAGTCCAAATGCTCTTAGAACTCACCGTGCATCATGCCAACTCTCTCGCGCTGCTTCG GGGCTTACCTCTCGGATGTCGAGGATGAGCTTGCAGGGCTCATCGGATTATGGCACGCGAAATCAAGGTTCCCAGGTAGTTGCTTTGGCTTGCAAGATGGTCGGGGGAGGAAGCGATGGATCACTAGACCTGTGTGCCAGAGTCTGCCTGATCGGCGAGGACGAGAACGTTATGTTCCAGACCTACATCAAGCCCCAAATACCGGTCACAAACTATAG GTATGAAACGACAGGGATAAGACCTGAATACTTGAGGGACGCAATGGCGCTGAAGCAAGCACAGAGGAGGATTCAGGACTTCCTTAGCAACGGAGAACCCATCTGGAAGATACGCTCTCGGGGTGGAAAGGCAAGAATCCTCGTAGGGCACGGTCTGGATCACGACCTCGAGTCCCTTGGAGTTGAATACCCTGAATTCTTGATCAG GGACACAGCAATCTACCCACCGCTGATGAGGACCAGCAAGCTCAGCAATTCGCTCAAGTATCTGACACAAGCCTACCTCGG ATATGACATTCAAACCGGAACGCAAGACCCGTACGAGGACTGTGTGGCTGCGATGAGGATTTATATCAGGATGCGATCACAGAATCATCCGCGCGACTACGCCTCAGGCTGCGGCGAGAGCCGCAACAATTACCCAGCGTGGAGGCAACGGGAGCTGGAGAAGATGACACCGGATGCGTTACTGGAGCTCTCGGCATCCGATTACTACTGCTGGTGCCTGGACTCTTAA
- the LOC135606756 gene encoding protein NUCLEAR FUSION DEFECTIVE 6, mitochondrial-like isoform X1, whose translation MAAAIGGARRALACRGIPSSLISVAATSRAFPSSSPPTRAFSRLSRRKRPSGISRSRRSAVELGCAQSLMPFHSVTATALLTSMLSARPGGWTWLSEGFATPL comes from the exons ATGGCGGCGGCGATTGGCGGCGCACGAAGAGCCCTCGCATGCCGTGGCATCCCTTCTTCTCTGATCTCCGTTGCCGCCACCTCGAGAGCTTTCCCATCTTCTTCTCCTCCAACTCGGGCCTTCTCTCGGCTCTCGCGCCGCAAGCGTCCCTCGGGAATCTCGAG GTCCCGCAGGTCCGCGGTTGAGTTGGGTTGTGCACAGTCTCTGATGCCTTTTCACAGCGTTACTGCCACGGCATTGCTCACTTCTATGCTCTCCGCAAGGCCTGGAGGCTGGACTTGGCTTTCAGAAG GATTTGCAACGCCTCTATGA
- the LOC135606756 gene encoding protein NUCLEAR FUSION DEFECTIVE 6, mitochondrial-like isoform X2 → MAAAIGGARRALACRGIPSSLISVAATSRAFPSSSPPTRAFSRLSRRKRPSGISRSAVELGCAQSLMPFHSVTATALLTSMLSARPGGWTWLSEGFATPL, encoded by the exons ATGGCGGCGGCGATTGGCGGCGCACGAAGAGCCCTCGCATGCCGTGGCATCCCTTCTTCTCTGATCTCCGTTGCCGCCACCTCGAGAGCTTTCCCATCTTCTTCTCCTCCAACTCGGGCCTTCTCTCGGCTCTCGCGCCGCAAGCGTCCCTCGGGAATCTCGAG GTCCGCGGTTGAGTTGGGTTGTGCACAGTCTCTGATGCCTTTTCACAGCGTTACTGCCACGGCATTGCTCACTTCTATGCTCTCCGCAAGGCCTGGAGGCTGGACTTGGCTTTCAGAAG GATTTGCAACGCCTCTATGA
- the LOC135613027 gene encoding transcription factor bHLH162-like: MRNCHGGRADLKLERKLAEKYRRLHMKTLYLKLSSIIPAEHRTTAKDIMTKQDNLDQATSYIKYLRARIEKLKQRRLVQTSAARNEMGTGYLLPIIEVKYQDLNLEILLISGVNKSFMFHEVINVLEEEGAEVIHGSFSVVGDKIYHTIHSQAVSTRIGLEATRVSERLKELVK, translated from the exons ATGAGGAACTGTCACGGTGGTCGAGCAGATCTTAAGTTGGAGAGGAAGCTGGCGGAAAAATATAGGAGACTGCACATGAAGACCCTGTACTTGAAGCTTTCCTCCATCATTCCCGCGGAACACAGAACCACGGCAAAG GATATAATGACAAAGCAAGACAACTTGGATCAAGCCACAtcttacatcaaatatcttcgtgCAAGGATCGAAAAGTTGAAGCAGAGAAGGCTCGTGCAGACCAGCGCGGCCAGAAATGAGATGGGAACGGGCTATCTATTGCCAATCATTGAAGTAAAATACCAGGATCTGAACCTGGAGATACTTCTGATAAGTGGTGTGAACAAGAGCTTCATGTTCCATGAGGTGATCAATGTTCTCGAGGAAGAAGGTGCCGAAGTCATCCATGGTAGCTTCTCAGTCGTCGGTGACAAGATCTACCACACAATACATTCGCAG GCTGTCAGCACCAGAATTGGCTTGGAGGCTACGAGGGTATCTGAGAGACTGAAGGAGCTGGTTAAGTAA
- the LOC135606768 gene encoding serine/threonine-protein kinase 54-like translates to MKEGGGDGFVRADQIDLKSLDEQLERHLSRAWTMEKRKEEERRERRREEWEIDPSKLLIKGVIARGTFGTVHRGVYDGQDVAVKLLDWGEDGNRTEAEVAALRAAFSQEVSVWHQLDHPNVTKFIGAAIGATDLNIQTENGHLSMPSNICCVVVEYLPGGALKSFLIKHHRRKIAFKIVVQMALDLASGLSYLHSKKIVHRDVKTENMLLDRTGRVKIADFGVARIEAQNPNDMTGETGTLGYMAPEVLNGNPYNRKCDVYSFGICLWEIYCCDMPYPDLSFSEITSAVVRQNLRPEIPRCCPSSLAHVMKTCWDANPDRRPEMDEVVAMLEAIDTSKGGGMIPPDQQHQGCCGCFGRYRGP, encoded by the exons ATGAAGGAAGGGGGCGGAGATGGGTTCGTGAGGGCGGACCAGATCGATCTGAAGAGCTTGGACGAGCAACTGGAGCGGCACCTCAGCCGGGCATGGACgatggagaagaggaaggaggaggagaggagggagaggcGGAGGGAGGAGTGGGAGATCGACCCATCGAAGCTGCTCATCAAGGGGGTAATCGCCAGGGGCACCTTCGGCACCGTCCACCGTGGGGTCTACGACGGCCAGGACGTCGCCG TGAAGTTGCTAGACTGGGGCGAAGACGGAAACAGAACGGAAGCTGAAGTTGCGGCACTGCGGGCAGCCTTCTCTCAAGAAGTCTCAGTTTGGCATCAGCTTGATCATCCCAATGTAACTAAG TTTATCGGTGCTGCCATTGGAGCAACAGACCTTAACATACAAACAGAAAATGGTCATCTTAGCATGCCAAGCAATATTTGCTGTGTTGTCGTTGAGTATCTCCCTGGCGGTGCACTGAAATCATTTCTTATAAAACACCACAGAAGAAAAATAGCTTTCAAAATAGTCGTCCAGATGGCTTTGGATCTTGCAAGCGG GTTAAGCTATCTTCATTCCAAAAAGATTGTGCACAGAGATGTGAAGACAGAAAATATGCTTCTAGATAGAACAGGAAGAGTGAAAATTGCTGACTTTGGCGTTGCTCGAATTGAGGCTCAAAATCCTAATGACATGACGGGTGAGACAGGAACCCTTGGTTACATGGCACCAGAG GTCCTTAATGGCAACCCTTATAATCGAAAATGTGATGTTTATAGCTTTGGTATCTGCCTGTGGGAGATATACTGCTGTGATATGCCATATCCTGACCTTAGCTTTTCCGAGATCACATCTGCAGTCGTGCGGCAG AACTTGCGGCCAGAGATACCACGCTGTTGCCCGAGCTCTCTGGCACATGTGATGAAAACCTGCTGGGATGCAAACCCTGACAGACGACCGGAGATGGATGAAGTGGTAGCCATGTTGGAAGCCATTGATACATCAAAGGGGGGAGGTATGATACCTCCAGATCAGCAACATCAGGGATGTTGCGGGTGTTTCGGCAGGTACCGAGGCCCTTGA